Genomic window (Chondrocystis sp. NIES-4102):
ATTGTTGTAAAACCTTGGGAGCAGTAGCATCTTTTTTTAGTTCAATAACCACGCGCATACCACTGCGATCGCTCTCATCCCGAATATCAGAAATTCCTTCAATTTTGCCTATATTTACCAATTCAGCAACTTTTTCAATCCAGCTTGCTTTATTTACCTGATAGGGTAATTCAGTAATAATAATCGCTTTCTTTTCCTTGCGTCGCTTATTACCTACAGTTAATTTTTCAATTTGGGCAATACCGCGCATTTTAATGATGCCTTTACCTGTACTGTAAGCATCCTGAATACCTTGTAATTCTACAATTTCCCCCCCTGTGGGAAAATCAGGGCCAGGAATCAACTCCCACAGTTGCTCATCAGTTAAATTAGGGCGATCGATCAAAGCAATTAAACCGTCCACCACTTCCCCTAAATTATGGGGTGGAATATTGGTTGCCATCCCCACCGCAATTCCCGAACAACCATTTAACAGTAGAATTGGTAATTGGACAGGTAAGACAATGGGTTCAGTTTGAGAATTATCAAAGTTATCAGTAAAGTTAACCGTAGCCTCGCCAATTTCAGTTAACATCGCCTCATAAGCTATGGGCGCAAGTCTGGTTTCGGTGTAGCGCATGGCAGCAGGGGGATCATTATCCACCGACCCAAAATTACCATGACCATCCAATAAAGGATAACGGGTAGAAAAATCCTGTACCAAACGCACTAAAGCATCATAGACCGATTGATCGCCGTGGGGATGATATTTACCTAATACGTCCCCCACCACACGAGCGCATTTTCTGTAGGGTCGATCTGGGGTCAATCCCAACTCGTACATAGCATAGAGAATTCGACGATGGACAGGTTTTAATCCATCTCTTACGTCGGGTAAGGCTCTACCGACTATAACGCTCATTGCATATTCAAGATATGACCTCTCCATTTCTTGATGAAGAGGGGTAGGAATGATCTGCCCATTACCTAACAAATTAAGCTGCTGTGCCATTCAATAAGTCTCCGAGTGTGAGGGAAAATATGCCAAGAATACAATTGAGGATAAAGTCTGGGAAAAATTTAATTAATGCGATTTAAGTATAGAAATATAGCGTAGTTTAGTTTTAGTAAAAGTAGACTGTGCTATCTCAATCTTTTGAGCCACAATTAAAGGGGTTATTGCAACCTCATGATTTTGACCTCATTATTATTAGTACTAAATTTTTCGCCAATTAAATAAAACTTTCTCAGTAATATTTATGACAACGGTTTTGATTGTAGAAGATGACCCCATTAATTTACGGGTTTTTTCCAAAATACTAACAAAAAGAGGCGGTTTGCAAGTAAAAGGGACAGAAATTGTCGAAGAAGTCTTGCAATTAGCTCAATCTGGCGCGATCGATGCAATTTTGATGGACGTTGCTTTGGCTAATAGTATGTATCAGGGTAAGCCAGTAGACGGCATTAAGATTACTCAAATGCTCAAAGCAGATCCTTTGACCGCACAATTACCCGTAATTTTGGTAACTGCTCATGCAATGTCTGGCGATCGCGAAAATTTTCTGCAACAAAGTGGTGCTGACGGTTATATTTCTAAACCAGTAGTTGACCACGAGGCTTTTATTAATCAAATTGTTACCTTAATTAAGCAACCATAATTGCGAAATTTACATTTTGTCACTATCCTCACTCTATTGATTGTCCTTCTAGTACTTTAATACTATTCTAATTTAACTATACTTTTTAACTGGGTCTAAGCTAAATTGAAACAAGACGCTCTAGAATTAAAATTAGAAACAAGTTGATGGGAGATATAACAAATAGCGAAACGTCTCAAACTATTTCATTACCAAGTAAAGAAAGCGCGATCGCTTTATCGGGGATCAGTGAACAGAATCTGAAGTTATTATCCCGTCATACAGGTGCAAATTTAATCTGCCGTGGACAAGACTTGATAATTCAGGGTCGATCTAAAGCTGTTGATCGTTGTTGTAAAGTAATTAACGCCTTAGAGCCATTATGGTCTGTTGGTAAAGCCTTATATGAGCCTGATATTTTAACCGCATTTACCGCCATAGACACTGGTAGAGCGGAAGAATATAGTGAAATTCAAAAAAGTGTACTAGCCCGTACGAAAAAAGGCGAAATTGTTCGCGCCAAGACCTTTAAACAAAAGCAATATGTACAGGCAATTCAAAAACATGATATCACTTTTGGCATCGGCCCTGCGGGGACTGGTAAGACTTTTTTAGCTGCGGTTTTAGCAGTCAAAGCTCTACTTAGTGATGAATGTGAAAAAATTATTCTTACTCGTCCTGCGGTAGAAGCAGGGGAGAAGTTAGGATTTCTACCAGGTGATTTACAAGAGAAAGTTAATCCTTTTCTCCGTCCTCTTTATGATGCTCTCTACGAATTTATTGATGCTGAAAAGATTCCTGATTTAATGGAGCGAGGTAAAATTGAAGTTGCTCCTTTGGCTTATATGCGTGGACGCACTCTATCCCATGCCTATGTTATTGTAGATGAAGCACAGAATACCACACCTGCTCAATTGAAAATGGTGTTAACTCGTTTAGGTTTCGGGTCTAAAATGGTGGTGACTGGAGATATAACTCAAACTGATTTACCTGCTCATCAAGATTCAGGTTTAATTGTGGCACGCAAAATTCTACGTAATGTTGAAGGCATTGCTTTTTGTGAATTAACTCAGGCGGATGTAGTACGTCATCCCTTGGTACAAAAAATTGTAGCTGCTTATGAAAAGTACCAATAATTAGATTAATCAAGGGTCAAAATCTGAAATTTTAAGTATTGTTTACTCAATTTGTGAATTAATTCAATAAAATAAACGAAAAATATATTGATCTTGGAAAATACTATGGAAGGACAAGGGGCAAAGATTGGCAGCACAGCTATTATTTGGAGTTTGGCAACAGGAATGATGGCTATTTCTATTCCTATAATTAAAATGACTGGGACAGGAATTATCTTACCGATAGCGGTTGTGGTGGGTGTCAGTTTAAGTACGATCGCTATTTGGTTGAGTAGCTGGCTATCTTAGAAGGCTCAATTTTGATAACTGTATTAGTAGTGATATATATTTTATTTGAAAATAATACAATCAGGGGATGTCTGGTGAAACACCCCCTAGATAAATTTGAGATTTAAAGTGACCCTTATGTACCAGCAGTTTTATATTTATTTAGCTGGCGGTATTTATAGTGATATTTATAAGTTTGATCATAAATCAGGGATCATGATCCATGCTGTGATCTTAAACACACTGATTAGTTGTTTTTTATAGTATTAACTGACAACTATATAAGACGTTGTATCTATGCTCGAAAATAACCGAAGAAGTACACTTTTGATTGAGCCTGATATTTTTAAAAATTGATATTAGATTCCTTAAGTCAACTAACTTATTTTTAGTCAAATAAATAAAGGGAATTGGCGCATTAAAGTCCAAATCTATAAAATAAACTTAGAAATTAGACTTTAGATAATTACCAATACCCTCATTAGTGAATTAATTAATTCAGATTCGAGTAGCAACCCTAGACTAAGAAAAACCGAGTTAATACTTGCCACTCGAAAATAACTTTAATTACATTCCTGGAAGATTCAAACCACTAGTCAACTCTTCCATGCGTCCGCGCATCAATTCTGTAGACTTCTCATAAGCAGATTTCATAGCTGCGGTAACAGATGCCGATAAAGCTTCTGCACCTTGGGAAACAGCATCAGGGGAGATCTCAACACGACGAGGTTCTTGATTACCACTCATGACTACCTTAACCAATCCGTCGGGGCTAGTTCCTTCAATTTCTAACTGCTCTAATTCATTTTGGAGTTGTTGCGCTCCTGCTTGTACTTCCTGAGCCTTTTTAAAAGCATCAGCAAGTTCTTTCATTTTTCCTAATGGACCAAATCCTTTTGCCATATCTATATTAATTAATTTTTGATAAGGGACTACAAAATCTACTAGAACGATTAGTTTAACTCAAAGATGTTTTAGCTAAAATTCTCCAATTAGTTTAACTTCAGGCTCTAACGATACTGACCAATGATATTCTACTTTCTCTTGAGCATAACGGATTAGTTCAAATATATCTTTAGCGGTAGCCACACCACAGTTAAGAATAAAGTTTGCATGACGATGAGCTATCTGAGCGTCGCCTATTTTATATCCTTTGAGTCCGATTTCTTCAATCAGTCTGGCTGCTGCATAGGGTTGGGGATTACGGAAAACACTACCACAACTAGGGAGATGATAGGGTTGGGTGGTTTTGCGCTGTGTCCAATTTTGATTAGTAAGCTCGAGCAGTTCCCCTTTACTATAACCTGGTTCTAACTGCATGGTGGCTCTAACTACTAAGCGATTATCTTTTTGTAGGTTAGAAGTTCGGTAGCTATAGTTTAAATCTTCTGGCTTTAATTGAGTTAAAGTGCCATCGGGAGATAATACAGTAGCACTAACTAAAATATCTGCCATACAAGCAGAATGTGCGCCAGCATTCATTACTACACCACCACCCACTGTACCAGGAATCCCTACAGCCCATTCCAATCCTTTTAAACCTCGTTTAGCAGCTTTCCAAGCTAATTTGGCGATCGCTTCTCCTGCATCAGCAGTTAGTAAACCAGTTTCAGGGTCAAACTCATAATTACGGAAATAACGAGTAGAAAGTACTAACCCTGGTACACCGCGATCGCTGATTAGTAGATTTGAACCAGCACCTAAGAGGGTTAAAGGTATATCCTGAGCTTGATACCATTCAAAACTTGCTTCAAGTTCTGCCCAATTTCTCGGTGCTACATACCATTGGGCATTACCTCCAACTTTATAAGAGGTTTGATTGGCTAAGGATATATCAGACTGAATTAAATTATCCATTTGATGATTAGTGATCACTGATAACTGTTAATTACCTTGGGTATAGCCTGGTTGAGATTCCCTGCACCTAGAAATATGGCTAAGTCTCCTGGGCGTAGTATTTGTTGCTGGAGAAAACTGGGAATGGAATCAACACAGGGATGATAGTAAACAAGCTGATGATAATGAGCGATCGCTTTATATAAATCTTCTCCTTTAATGTCAAAGGTGTTGCTTTCCCCTGCACTATAGATATCTGTTAATACCACTACATCTGCTTGCTCAAAGACTGTGGCAAACTCTTTTAAAAAAGCTTGAGTACGACTATAACGATGAGGCTGAAAAATGGCTACTACTCTTTGTAAAGTATCACTACCTTCTACTCTTAATTTGGCAGCAGCTAAGGTTACGGCAATTTCACTGGGATGATGAGCATAATCATCGATAAAGGTAATGGCGTTGATTTCGCCCCGATGTTCAAAACGTCTTTTCGCTCCCTGAAAACTAGCTAAGGATTGAGCAATGTCTGCAAAATTTAAACCTATTTGTCTAGCAACAGCGATCGCAGCAAGGGCATTATTTAAGTTATGTTCTCCCAATAAAGGTAATTTTAATTCTCCTAAACATACTCCCCTCTCCCAAATTTCTGAATTACTACCTTGACCATGATATGTAATATTTTTGGCTGTGTAATCTGCTCCTTTATCTGGATCAAGACTATAACTAATTGTTAGTGCTAATTCTTCGCGAATAATCGGATCATCAATACAACCTATCAATGTGTTGCATTGTCCTGCAAAGGTTTGGAATATATTAATGACTTCATGAATATCCTGATAATGATCGGGGTGATCTAGTTCTATATTGGTAATTACTCCAATACTAGGATGGTGCTTGATTAACGAGCCGTCAGATTCATCCGCTTCTACGACTAAATGTTCTCCCTTGCCACTATAGGCATTCCCAGCCCAAGCATCAACCTCTCCACCGACGATGATCGTAGGGTCTAACTGGTTTTTAAAGAGCATATACCCAATTAAACTACTAGTAGTTGTTTTACCATGTGTACCTGAGACGGCAATACTTTGATACTGCTCAATTAAGGCTGCCAAAAGATCGGATCGATGAAAAATTGGACAACCTAATCTAACTGCTGCTTGATATTCAGGATTGGTTTCGGCGATCGCTGTAGAACAAATTACTTGTGGTAA
Coding sequences:
- a CDS encoding PhoH family protein — its product is MGDITNSETSQTISLPSKESAIALSGISEQNLKLLSRHTGANLICRGQDLIIQGRSKAVDRCCKVINALEPLWSVGKALYEPDILTAFTAIDTGRAEEYSEIQKSVLARTKKGEIVRAKTFKQKQYVQAIQKHDITFGIGPAGTGKTFLAAVLAVKALLSDECEKIILTRPAVEAGEKLGFLPGDLQEKVNPFLRPLYDALYEFIDAEKIPDLMERGKIEVAPLAYMRGRTLSHAYVIVDEAQNTTPAQLKMVLTRLGFGSKMVVTGDITQTDLPAHQDSGLIVARKILRNVEGIAFCELTQADVVRHPLVQKIVAAYEKYQ
- the murC gene encoding UDP-N-acetylmuramate--alanine ligase, translated to MAGDKRVTKVDLNGKPFHFIGVGGIGMSALAYIVAQRQLPVSGSDLNSSHITQRLEALGVKIFRGHQANNLESLITLPSRKTQPLSVTVGKSPNPEPIDEPVRSFVESLPQVICSTAIAETNPEYQAAVRLGCPIFHRSDLLAALIEQYQSIAVSGTHGKTTTSSLIGYMLFKNQLDPTIIVGGEVDAWAGNAYSGKGEHLVVEADESDGSLIKHHPSIGVITNIELDHPDHYQDIHEVINIFQTFAGQCNTLIGCIDDPIIREELALTISYSLDPDKGADYTAKNITYHGQGSNSEIWERGVCLGELKLPLLGEHNLNNALAAIAVARQIGLNFADIAQSLASFQGAKRRFEHRGEINAITFIDDYAHHPSEIAVTLAAAKLRVEGSDTLQRVVAIFQPHRYSRTQAFLKEFATVFEQADVVVLTDIYSAGESNTFDIKGEDLYKAIAHYHQLVYYHPCVDSIPSFLQQQILRPGDLAIFLGAGNLNQAIPKVINSYQ
- a CDS encoding two-component system, regulatory protein → MTTVLIVEDDPINLRVFSKILTKRGGLQVKGTEIVEEVLQLAQSGAIDAILMDVALANSMYQGKPVDGIKITQMLKADPLTAQLPVILVTAHAMSGDRENFLQQSGADGYISKPVVDHEAFINQIVTLIKQP
- a CDS encoding UDP-N-acetylenolpyruvoylglucosamine reductase — protein: MDNLIQSDISLANQTSYKVGGNAQWYVAPRNWAELEASFEWYQAQDIPLTLLGAGSNLLISDRGVPGLVLSTRYFRNYEFDPETGLLTADAGEAIAKLAWKAAKRGLKGLEWAVGIPGTVGGGVVMNAGAHSACMADILVSATVLSPDGTLTQLKPEDLNYSYRTSNLQKDNRLVVRATMQLEPGYSKGELLELTNQNWTQRKTTQPYHLPSCGSVFRNPQPYAAARLIEEIGLKGYKIGDAQIAHRHANFILNCGVATAKDIFELIRYAQEKVEYHWSVSLEPEVKLIGEF